In Amia ocellicauda isolate fAmiCal2 chromosome 3, fAmiCal2.hap1, whole genome shotgun sequence, the DNA window GAAGTGCATGATGGAATATTCAGGTGTAACATGTTCTGTGCATTTCCACCACCATTTAAATATCAATATCTGCCCATGAAAGATCCTCAAACAGGGCTAATGGATGTTGTGGACGGATGGGGTTTCATATTGGTGTTCTgggcaaatacaaacaaaaaccctCCACAATCATACCTGACATTTCAAGCCCAATTTCACCCCcggagtgaatgtgtgtgttttccattTTACCTGTAGTGTTAATATATCACCTAGTTActacattgtaaaaaaaaaaaagaagtgaaCATAAAGCATTGATCTGCTGCTTGTAATTCCCTTTCCTGCAAAGCTGCCAGCAACCAATCGACCTACTGAGCCCAACTGGACTTGGTCAGATTTCAGCCTCCTCATGCAGGTCGCTCAGGTGAGTAAGTGATAACTATAGGGGGTGGAGGCACAGGGTTGCGGCCTTTGAAGACCGTGTGTCCCTGTAACCACTGCTGGACATTGTCATACATAAAGAAGTTTGAAACGTGTAGTTGCATCATAGCTCAGCAAAACATATATATCAAAACACGCACAAAGGCTTGTGAAGTGTATTGCACGCTAATGAAAGGCAATCGACGGCAATTAAAGACAATGCGGCGCGCCTCCCGCAGGCGACGATCGAACCGGTGCCTCTATTACGCACGGGGACCCGGTTTAGCAGCGGATACTCTTGCGCATTGATCGGCATTGTCCTGTGCCAAATATATTCGTGATAAAGCACTTCATTGCAGGAGGAGGGGTCAGGTGTATATAAGAAGCGGAGCGATGCGCTGCAACTCACAAGTTTTACCTTTAGCATCACCGAGACCGCTGCGCAACAGCGAACTGAGGAGTCTGCACTGCTACAGGTAAGGGACTCGCCACGATGGTataggtctctctctctctctctctctctctctctctctctctctctctctctctctctctctctctctctctctctctctctctctctctctctctctctctctctctctctctctctctctatatatatatatatatatatatatatatatatatgagaatcAAAATGCTAAGCATAATATTGAAGATTAAAGGTCTGACTGGGTAGATAGATTGTGAATGGGGTTATCCTTGTGACCAAAAACTGAGACTGAAATTTAGGTTGcagttatatatattgtttttctgttttgttatgtTGTGTTGTATCCTGTGCAGGTCTGACAATCTGTGCTGCACTTGCACTGTGTGATCTCTTGTGCTGTACTGAttcggtgctgtgctgtgctgtattggtGCTGACACACTGCTGTCTCCGCAGACATGACTGGCAGGAAGGTGTACATGTGCGCCCTGGTGACGGCACTGGCGGGGGTGTGCCTGGCGCTGCCATTGTCCAGCTCGGGGGGTGTGGTGCTGGCACACAGGGGCGCAAACGGGGGCACAGCCTGGGCACAGATGCTGGGCAGGCCGACGGAGGGCGGTGGCTGGGGGCAGGGAGCCCTGGGGGGCCGGGTGGCGAGGCAGGACCGGCTGGGCTCCCTGACTGAGGAGCAACGAGAGTTCATGTCTAAGTACATCCTGCAGACACTCACAGGTAAGGGGGGTTGTGTTTTCACTTTCCCCCTGGGCTGCCCTGGGTTTTAATTGTACCTGCTGTAGACGTAGAGGGTCCACAGTCTAATGACCACCTGAGTGTTGAGTCGTGGAGCAATCCTAGTCAGGTCTCTCTTACACCTGCTGGACTGGGGATTGTCTGCCTGCCTTATGcatctgtctctctatctcccccatctgtctgcctgcctgtctgtctttgcCACTGTCCACAGAGATGCTGAACAGGGAGGGCTGTCACGAGGAGAACCCCATCTCCATTTCTGACCGAGactaccagggctggatggaCTTTGGCCGGCGCAGCACAGAGGAGCTGGGGCTGGACTCCTGAGCATGCGCCCCCTGCTGGGTGTTGGGCTGACCTGCACCCTGACACTGCCCTTGCTGTGATTCTGCTGCCAATTCACCTCCACCATTTACTGTACAGATCCCACAGATACAGTagatagtatttattttaaataaacaaacgccTTCTGTAATAATCTGTTCCCCtagtctgtattttattttttctgtgcaCTCCTGTCAGTGTACTGTAAAGGTGGGGGGAGGCTGTGGTCTGTGACTACACAATGAAGCTAAACCACCTCCTGTTAGTTCAGTATCCTATCAGTTGTCCTCTTCCTTGGGTTCTGTTactaactaacaaacaaaaaaaacacccagaATTCAGACTCGAAGACAAGGAGACTAGGAGCCATTTATTGTTGGGAagctttgctttctttttctctgttgGTTCACCCCTCTCATAGTCTGTTCAGATGCTCCACACAGACACTCAGTGCCCGAGACCCCAGGTCTGCAGTGCCACTCACAGCATTGGCCAGAAACATGGAAAGAAAGACAATTCTTTCCCATGCTGGCCCCCTCCTCTCATccacctctcctctcctccagcTGTAACACCAGTCTCACACCaccatgcaatttaaaaaaaatactttattggACAGATGTGATCAGCTTTAATTACAGgacatgtttgttttcagtGATCAGAGTAGTTCAGTGTATAAGCAGGTCTCTCATGCACAGGATGGCTGGCAGACCTGGTGATTGCACACTTTGATTGGACCGTGAACAGAATCGgacaaaagaagaaaacaaaaacactaaagCAGACAGTTTGCACGgtttacagttaaaaaaaaaaaaaaaaaagaaattgccAAGCAAGAGGACAGCTTTTGTTTCCGATGCTGGCTTTTGCTTTGGATGCCATGAGCCTGAGGAGGCGTCCCCCCCCAGCGAAGTCCACCCTGACCTCCCTATAGGAGTGACTGGGGAAGGCTGCCTTTcgtatttgcattttacaaagtGTATTTcgtcagttaaaaaaaataataataataatacagtaaatatctacatgtatatatacaatactCTAAGAAGAAATCCtcattaaatatgtaaaatctattattttaaaactgagaGGGAGAGCAGTGCGTCTAAACGTCACATGTGAGGGTTGGTGAGTAGTGTGTCAGCTGGCCCAGTGCTCTCGAGTCaactacagtgcagtacacTCCCCCCCTCTATCTCTGATgcgtcagtgtcagtgatgtgaAATTGCCCGCTGTGAGAAGTGCACCCCGCAATTCTTTGTGTTTAGTGTTCGAACACGTGTCCTTGTGTggctttgttattttaaaatattaaaaagggaagaaaagaaaagaaagagaaataatTGGGGGTAATATTACTGTACATGTCATCGAAACACAACAGCAGAGACGTGCTACAAACCGCTACACGGCCTGGCCTCTGCCCTGCAGTCTTCCCGCGGTGCAGCGAGAGCGAGACTCGCCGGCTCTGGTTTCCACCGGCCCCCGGCAGTATTGCACACAGCTCCAATAAGCTGCCCCATTGCGGAGGCCGAGCACCACCCATTCTGGACAAGCAGCATGGCTCTGGAGCACAATGCAACATAGACCCGCAAGGCAGCGTGAACCCAGGTCAGAGTTCACCTCCATGGATCTGCATGGCCATCCCCCATGCTGCCTTATGCTGCTCCCCTCTGCTTTTCCAGTATGAGTGACCGCACTGGCCTGCGCTACACAGGGTGAGGTCCCAGCCAGGCTATTCCGGCACTTGGACCACACCCGGAAGTTAACTGATATAAGGGTGGCCACACATGTGTGCGCTTAAACAATAATTCAAGAcgagttacaaaaaacaataaagcaaacaaaactgaGCTCACGTCCCTGTCCAAcaacacaacaataacaacaaaagtgCAATTTGTTTTCCCAGTCTGGTGTACTGGACACATGATAAACCCCTCAGCAGGGCTgtgtaataaaatgaaatgtctcCACACTCTGCCCACCTGCCTTCTAGTGTAAAGTctgttttaatataaaacaacTGCAAAGCAGGGGGGTGTCTGAGGGGGTGTGTCAGTTGGGGCCCGAGCGGTCCTGCAGGCACTGCAACTTTTGTCCTTCTAAAAAGCACCGAGCCCCCGTCCCCTGACTCCACAGCCCTGCAGTGCGTGGACGGGCAGACACACTGCCCCTGTGTGTCCAGGACATCCTTCCTGGGACCCTGAgccgccccctcccccccaccccgcccCACGGGCAAGGCCAAGGCTGGCGTTTCATTATTGATTAAGTTTAGTTTCCATTGACGTTTTCAAgtttagcatttttttttctgtgtttctgttcctTTCCGAGGTCTCCAGGCTCAGGGTGGGTCAGCACTCCTCAGTGTTGTCTTCGCAGGGCACCACTCCACGTGCCACCACTTGGGCCAGACCCAGGGACTGCAGCTTCTCCACtaggttgaagctgaaaatgttctTCTGCCTTCTGGGACTGCCGGTTCTGCTCGGCTCCCCCTGCGTGGCCCTGAGAATGGACCCGGCCAGCTGGGAGtcaggcagggtcttggtgagCGGGCCACAGCACCGGGGTGCCATGGGGGGCGAGGAGATGGGGTTTTCGGGGGACCCCAGCTCAGCGTTGGTTGGCCCAGTGTTGACAAGGGTCCGGGGGTAGACAGAAGCTGAGATGCCCTGCTCCTGCAGCAGCCGCACCAGGCCCAGGGAGCAGCAGTGGGAGTGCGTGTGTTCGCGGAGGTTGGTGGAGGACTCGGAGTGTGGCAGGTGTGGGGTTGGGAGGACTAACCCCTCAGAGCTGCCACGAGAGGACTGGCTGCGAGGACGAACCctggggggacagagagagagctgggTTAAACACACAGCTGAGCTGAGCCCAGGTGCACAGGGTTAGACAATCGGCATAGGCCACAGCAGAGATGCACCCTGCAGCATCCCTCCACTGAGACAGGATGGCTGAGCCCTGCATTGACCACTCTCTGTGCATCTACCCATCTTTCcatttaatctttaatttaatatttttagggAAGCTAAAAGAAACACTAGAGTGAAATGATGCTGCTTCCTCACTGTATCTGTTGTCTCTGGGATGAAGCAGTTTGCTCTATAGGATCTAATGCTCTCACACTGGAGTGGATGAGGGAGGTGCATCTAAGTTTTAAGCTCCAGTGAGTCAGTGGCTCAGCTCAGTCCCCAACTTTCTCTCCCCAGGCTGGGCAGCTCAGTGAAGGAATGGTGGGGCAACAGGAGCCTGGTGCAGTTAGCTGGGTTAACTGGGTTAACTGGGTTAACTGGGTTAGTTGGGTTAGTTGGGTTAGTTGGGTTAAGGCAACTCCACCTGCTGTGCCAGTCTAGCTGCCTGTGGGGGTTAGAGAGAGGCTTGTTAGACAGAGAGACGGGAAGGacagagggggaggagagagggagaaagagggggaTACAGGGAGGCTTGGCTATTAAACCCATGCCGACATTCACAGCCTGAGCCACTCAGGCTGTCCCAGCGCAGGTCtgaggagacacacacagacacacacacactcacacacacacacacacacacacacacacactggcccaGTGCTGCCCGAGCACGGCTGTGGCTTGCATCCTTAATATCGAAGtaaatttattaattttatttgattattctGAAGAACCAGAACCCCTAAGACCACTCCGATCTGAACTAGTCCACACCACAGTGATGCAGCAGGCTGCACTGGGCCCGGCCAGACGCCCCCCTCGTCAGGCTGCAGGGAGGCCGCTCCGGGAGGTGAGGGGTTGCACCCGTGTGTGGGGGCCCAGCCGGGGAAGGGGCATGTGACACCGAGGGAGCGCTTACTGTGGTGACACAGGCTCCTTCAGAGCTGGAGCAGCCTCCGGAGCCAGGGCCCTCCCTGCCTGGAGGAGAGAAAGTGAGGTAGGGTGAGGGACAGTGGCTGCGGTGCCGGGGCCCAGGTCTGAGCGTGGCGCTCTGTCGAGCGTTGCGCATCACTGCGCTGCACTGTGTGGTGTGTTCTGCTTTGTCACTTGCTCAAGAATCGCATTAAGCACATTTCTGTCCTGTCCTCCTGCTGTGTCACTGCAATACTGTACTGCCTGGTACGTGTGTTGCAGCGTGTGTTGCGTTGTGCAGTGCACGGCCGTGCAGCATTGTGTGCTCTTGCATTGCAATGTACTGCATTGCTTCATTGTGTAGTATTACATAGaaatgtgctgtgcagtgcaatAAAGTATTGCAGAGTACTGTGTGTTACTGCACTTTATTTCACCGCACTGAACTGTACAGTATTGCAGTGTGCCACATTGCGCACTGGGATGTTTTGCACTGATGTCCCTGTCCCCCCCCGCCCCACCAGCCTACCTGTGCGAGAGGGAGGAGAGCTGCAGGGCAGGGTGCAGGATCCGGCATGTGGTGACAGTGTTGGTGGGGGGGGTCTGGGGCAGGTTGTTACTGGACTGAGGCA includes these proteins:
- the LOC136747303 gene encoding cholecystokinin; the encoded protein is MTGRKVYMCALVTALAGVCLALPLSSSGGVVLAHRGANGGTAWAQMLGRPTEGGGWGQGALGGRVARQDRLGSLTEEQREFMSKYILQTLTEMLNREGCHEENPISISDRDYQGWMDFGRRSTEELGLDS